From the Saccharomycodes ludwigii strain NBRC 1722 chromosome I, whole genome shotgun sequence genome, one window contains:
- a CDS encoding pyridoxal 5'-phosphate synthase (similar to Saccharomyces cerevisiae YPR172W | protein of unknown function (paralog of YLR456W | protein of unknown function)): MSEYPDHLMNLLKTSKYLHLATASLKDATPSVALMNYTYIPNEKTYKQQDGDLIILATHEDTGKYSNIKENPQVSLLIHDWVTAKKLSLRKNSQSSTPVPPSSTQNMDGSNNEGMNTSKLFNLLQELNQAELSQMSATLKGKAVILSKQLGNAQEFEYYQKELLKNNPDARCFITGNDIAIIKVKIVGGKISDNENNTTTI, encoded by the coding sequence atGTCGGAATATCCTGATCATTTGatgaatttattaaaaacctCTAAGTATCTCCATTTAGCTACTGCCTCCTTAAAAGATGCTACACCATCTGTAGCGCTAATGAATTACACTTACATTCCAAATGAAAAAACCTACAAGCAGCAAGATGGcgatttaattattttggcAACACATGAAGATACTGGTAAATATTCAAACATCAAAGAAAATCCACAGGTTTCACTTTTGATTCATGATTGGGTTACTGCTAAAAAATTGTCACTGAGAAAAAACAGTCAATCAAGTACACCTGTACCACCATCATCAACTCAAAATATGGATGGTAGCAACAATGAAGGAATGAACACCAGTAAgttgtttaatttattgCAAGAGTTGAACCAGGCTGAATTGTCACAAATGAGTGCTACTTTAAAGGGTAAAGCCGTAATATTATCTAAACAACTGGGTAATGCGCAAGAGTTTGAATATTATCAGAAggaattattgaaaaacaacCCAGACGCAAGATGCTTTATTACTGGAAACGACATCGCCATTATTAAGGTGAAAATTGTAGGTGGTAAAATCTCAgataatgaaaacaataCTACAACTATTTAG
- the VPS4 gene encoding AAA family ATPase VPS4 (similar to Saccharomyces cerevisiae YPR173C | VPS4 | Vacuolar Protein Sorting): MSTGDFLTKGIELIQNAIDLDTATKYEEAYTAYYNGLDYLMLALKYEKNPKSKDLIRAKFTEYLNRAEQLKEHLEKKQQQQNVSASNKKTSVNNNNGDDADDNNKLRNALSGAILSEKPDIKWDDVAGLDAAKEALKEAVILPVKFPQLFKGKRKPISGILLYGPPGTGKSYLAKAVATESNSTFFSISSSDLVSKWMGESERLVKQLFAMARENKPSIIFIDEVDALTGQRGEGESEASRRIKTELLVQMNGVGNDSDGVLILGATNIPWQLDGAIRRRFEKRIYIPLPDLASRTKMFELNVGDTPCKLTKEDYRTLGKLTEGYSGSDISVVVKDALMEPIRKIQMATHFKNIITETMESVTTTDGNDITNTNIGKKRQLSPCSPGDMGAIEISWTDIEADELVEPELNIKDFIKAIKNSRPTVNEEDLKKQEKFTQDFGQEGN; this comes from the coding sequence ATGAGTACTGGCGATTTTTTGACGAAAGGAATAGAATTGATTCAAAATGCTATAGATTTAGATACAGCAACAAAGTACGAAGAAGCTTATACTGCTTACTATAACGGTTTGGATTATTTAATGCTAGCTTTAAAATATGAGAAAAATCCCAAGTCAAAAGATTTGATTAGAGCAAAGTTCACTGAATATTTAAATCGTGCAGAACAATTAAAAGAGCATTTGGagaaaaaacaacagcagcagAATGTTTCAGCATCTAATAAAAAGACTTctgttaataacaataacggCGATGATgctgatgataataacaaattgaGAAATGCCTTAAGTGGGGCTATCTTATCGGAAAAGCCTGATATTAAATGGGATGATGTTGCAGGTTTAGATGCTGCAAAAGAGGCTTTAAAAGAAGCGGTTATCTTACCTGTGAAGTTTCCACAATTGTTTAAAGGCAAAAGAAAGCCCATAAGTGGTATATTGCTTTATGGACCACCAGGTACTGGTAAATCTTATTTAGCTAAAGCTGTCGCTACGGAATCCAATTCTACTTTTTTCAGTATCAGTTCTTCTGATTTGGTTTCTAAATGGATGGGAGAGTCCGAAAGATTGGTTAAACAGTTATTTGCTATGGCTAgagaaaataaaccaagtattatttttattgatgaaGTTGATGCATTGACTGGTCAAAGAGGCGAGGGTGAAAGTGAAGCAAGCAGAAGAATTAAAACTGAATTATTAGTACAAATGAATGGTGTTGGAAATGATAGTGATGGCGTATTAATATTGGGTGCAACCAATATTCCTTGGCAGCTAGATGGCGCCATTAGAAGAAGATTTGAGAagagaatatatataccacTACCTGACCTAGCGAGCAGAACTAAAATGTTTGAATTAAATGTTGGCGACACTCCATGTAAATTAACTAAAGAAGATTATAGAACTTTGGGCAAATTGACTGAGGGTTATAGTGGTAGTGATATTTCGGTTGTCGTTAAAGATGCTTTAATGGAACCGATAAGAAAGATTCAGATGGCCAcccattttaaaaatataattaccGAAACAATGGAATCCGTGACTACAACAGATGGCAATGACATTACAAATACCAATATTGGTAAAAAAAGGCAACTGTCGCCATGTTCCCCTGGAGATATGGGTGCAATAGAAATTTCATGGACCGATATTGAAGCTGATGAGTTGGTGGAACCAGAATTAAACATCAAAGACTTTATTAAAgctattaaaaattcaagACCTACAGTTAATGAAgaagatttgaaaaaacagGAGAAATTCACCCAAGATTTTGGTCAAGAAGGTAATTAA